The Mycobacterium avium subsp. avium genomic sequence CCACCCACGGCTATTGAGCACAATGCTCGTGCCAAAGGCAGAGGAACTCGTCGCTAACCCTTACCGCCACGGCGGCAAAGACGGCGCACACGAATTCTTCGAGAACGGATTCCGAGAGGTGTTCCGCCGCGCACGCAAGTCTGCGCTGCCAGATTTCCCAATCACTGTCTACTACGCGTTCAAACAGTCAGAAATGACTGATTCCGGTGAGGCGTCTACCGGCTGGGAAACGCTGTTAGAGGGCATGATTCACTCGGGCTGGGAAGTCACTGCGACGTGGCCGATACGGAGCGAGCTCGGCAACCGAATGATCGGCGCGGGAAAGAATGCGCTTGCCTCGTCCATCGTATTGGCACTGCGCCCCCGCCCCGCGGACGCGCCGCCAACTGACCGCCGCCAGTTTGTCGAGACTCTCAAGGCTGAGCTGCCTGTGGCGCTTAAGGACTTGCAGCAGGGGGCGATTGCGCCAGTCGATCTGCCTCAGGCTGCGATTGGTCCGGGTATGGCGGTGTTCTCCCGATATTCGGGTGTATTGGAACCGGACGGATCGAAGATGTCGGTTCGATCGGCGTTGGCGCGGATTAACGAGATCCTTGACCAGGTGCTCAATGAGCAGGAGGGCGATTTCGACGCCACCAGCCGGTTCGCGATTGCCTGGTATCGCCAACATGGTTATGGTACTGGCGCTTTCGGCGATGCCAACAACCTTGCCAACGCGCGCAACACCACGGTTGATGCGATGGATCGCGGCGGGATCCTCTCCAGCCGAGCTGGCAAGGTGCACCTCATCAAGCCGTCGGACTTGAGCGCCGACTACGACGTTCTCGCCGACCTCCACACCAGCAACTGGGAAGCGCTGCACCATCTCATCCAGCGTCTGGAAGGTGATGGCATCACCCCGGCTGGCGACTTCTTGCGCACCGCGCTGTCGCGCCCGGACGGTGCGGTTGACGCCGACCTCGTCAAGGAGCTCGCGCACCTGCTGTTCCGGGTCGCCGAGGCCAACGGCTGGACCAAGGACGCATTGAGCTTCAACAGCCTGGTCACCAGCTGGCCGGAGATCATTGACGCCGCACGGTCGGAAATGCCGACAACCTCCCAGGGCTCATTCGATTTCGAGGAAGACACAGACTGACATGGCACTGAGCAATCGCGACCGCATCAACAAGATGTTCGAGATCATCGCGCCACCGCTGGATGACTTCATCTCCTTGGTGATTGGGCAGGGCGACCCAGCAGTCGGCGCGGCCTGGCCGAAACTCGTGCAGGCCAAAGACGGGGCATCCAGCACGAAAACCTACAGCGCTCACGACCCCCAAGTGCAGTTCCGCATCCTGACCGAGTCGAACATCACCTCGGGATTCAGGAAGGGCTGGTATCCCTTCAACAAGACGCTGGGCAAGGCCGGTGAATCGTTCGCCATCGAACTGCGCGAGATACGGAACACCTGGGCGCACAACGGAACTTTCACCGACGACGACGCTTACCGAGCCCTCGACACCGGCGAGCGACTACTCAGACTGATCAACGCCTCCGACGAAGCCGCCGAGCTGCAGGCTATCCGGCTCAACCTGCGCCGCGTCACCGCCGATAAGGATGACAAGAAGGTCCTCAAAGCCGCCGTCGATAATCCCGAGTCCGCCGGACTCAAACCGTGGCGCGAAGTTCTGCCGCCGCACGATGACGTCGCCACCGGAAACTTCGCCGCCTCGGAGTTCGCCGCCGACCTCTACAAGGTCGCCTTCGGCGGCGAGCAGGACGCCGACTACGCCGACCCGGTTGATTTTTTCCGCCGCACCTACCTCACCGAAGGCCTGACCGATCTGGTTGGGCGAGCAGTGCGCCGCCTCTCCGGCGATGACAACGCTCCCCCGGTCATCAACCTGCAAACGAACTTCGGCGGCGGCAAGACCCATTCCATGCTGGCGCTGTGGCATGTGGCCGCCGGGCTGCCGGTCGGAGAGTTCCCTCAGGACACCCAGGAGCTGCTCACCAAGAATGGCTACACCGGCCACAAGGTCAATCGGGTTGCCATCGTCGGTAACCACTTCAGCCCTGCCGGGGCACCGCCCAAAGACGACGGCACCCGCATCAACACGATCTGGGGTGAGCTGGCCTGGCAGCTGGGCGGCGCCGAAGCGTTCGCGCTCGTCGCCAAGGCTGATGCGGACCGCACCACGCCGGGTGAGGCGCTGCACGATCTGCTGGCGAAGTACGCCCCCGCCGTCATCCTCATCGACGAATGGGTGGCGTATGCGCGGTCGCTGCTCGGCCGTGATGACCTGGCGGGCGGAACTTTCGATGACCAGTTCACCTTCGCGCAATCACTGACCGAGGCCGCCAAGGGCACTCCTGGGATCCTGCTGGTGATCTCCATTCCCGCGTCGGAGTCCGGCGATGACTCCGAGGTCGTCGCGGGCAACGCCGAAGAGGTCGGCGGCGCACACGGATTGGAAGCGCTGAAAAGGCTGCAGAATGTGGTGCGCCGTGTTGCCGACCAGTGGCGGCCAGCGTCGTCTACCGAGGCGTATCAGATTGTGCGGCAGCGCTTATTCAAGCAACCGGATGCGGCAGCACTGGCCGCGATCGGCGCGACCGCACGGGCCTACGTCGACATGTACCGCAAGTACGCCGATGATTTTCCCCGCGACTCCCGAGACACCGCCTACGAGGACCGGATCAAACGCACGTACCCGATCCACCCCGAGTTGTTCGACCGGCTCTACGAGGAATGGTCGTCGCTGGAGCGCTTCCAGCGCACCCGCGGTGTCTTGCGGCTGATGAGCACCGTCATCCATGCACTCTGGACCGGTGAAGACGCCTCACCGCTGATCATGCCCGGATCAATCCCGATTGCCACCGCCACCGTGAACCAAGAACTCACCCAGTACCTCCACGACTCGTGGAAAACAATCATCGATGCCGACGTTGACGGACCCCATTCAGAGCCAGCACGCATCGACAAGGAGAAGCCGCTCTTCGGCCAGCGGTCGTTGACCAAACGCTTGGCCCGGACGGTGTTCTTCGGCGCCGCCCCGACCATCGGGTCAGCCCACAAAGGCATCGAGACGCAACGGGTCTTCCTCGGCACCGCAGTGCCCGGTGATGTGCCGGGTAACTTTCACTCCGCTCTCACACAGCTCGGTGACCGCGCCACGTACTTCTATTCCGGCTCCGGCAAGTACTGGTATGACCTGCAGGCCAACATCACCCGCACCGCCAAAGACCAGGCCGAGTGTCTGCACAAAGAGGACGTGTGGGCCGAGATGGTGCATCGCCTGCAGAACCAGGCCAAGATACGCGGTGATTTCGCCGGCGTGCACGTGTGCCCGGAGACCAACGCCGACATCCCCGACACTGACGAAGCACGGCTGGTGATCCTGCACCCGAAGGTCGCCCACAAGCGGGGATCTGATTCAGAGGCAAAGAAATTCGCGAAGCAGGCCACCGAGCACCGCGGTACCGCTAACCGGACCAACCGCAACATGCTGGTGTACCTGGCCGCCGACGAGGCGCGCCTGCAGGAGCTTGATTCCGCGGTGCGGGACTACCTGGGCTGGACGCATGTCCTGGACAACGAGGCCGATCTCGATCTGACGCAGAATCAGAAGAATCAGGCCACCCAACGTCAGTCCCAGGCCGATGGAACGGTGAAATCGCGTCTGTTGCAGACATTTACGTGGGCGCTGGTGCCTTCCCAACCCGATGCCGGGGCGCCGTTCATCGTGCGTGAGACCAAGGTCGAGGGGCAGTCGGAGTCGTTGGCAGAACGGGTATCCCGCCGGCTAGGCAACGACGGCGACCTGTCGATCGGGCAGGCCGCGGCGACCATCCGGCTCGCGATCGGCAAGGTGCCGCAGATCTGGAAGGACGGCCACGTCTCCCTCGGAGCGCTATGGCGGCTCTACAGCCAGTATCCGTACATGCCGCGCTTGCGCGACCGCCGGGTGCTCGACGAAGGCATCATCGACATGCCAATGATCTGGCAGACAGACGCCTTCGCGCTGGCCACCGGCTTCGATGAAGCGGCGAGTCGCTACATCGGTCTGTGGACGCCCGACGACAGCAGCGCGGCTCCGGCGGCCACCGACTCGCTGCTGCTGGTGCGCCCCGACATCGCAGTCACGCAGCGCGACACCGAGGTGAAGCCGCCATCAGATCCGGATGACGAGACCACGCCGGCCGTGGATACGACAACGAAACCACCAGTCGACGTCGCGTTTCCCCCGCCGAAGACCCGCTTCTACGGGGTCAAGACTCTCAGTTCCGACAAGGTCGCCCTGGATTTCAAGAACGTCGCCGAGGAAATCCTTGCCCATCTTCGTGACACTGGCGCGACGCTCGTCGTGAAGGTCGAGATCGAAGCCATTGACGCGGGCGGTTTCGACGAGGGCAAGATCCGGACGGTATCGGAAAATGCGCAGACGCTGAAGTTCGATCAGTCGGGGTTTGAGGAAACGTGAGCTTCACCGAGCTCCATCGTGCTCTCGGAGTCGCGCCGGGTCCACTGACCGACGAGTTACTGAGCGAAGCAGTTGCAGCCGGCGTAGCGGAAACCGATGGCTTGGACTGGAAGTCTGAGTTGCCTCCCGCTAAGGGCATTCCGCAGACTGACTTCCCGAAGGACGTAGCGGCGATGGCCAACAGCGGCGGCGGCCTGATCGTCTACGGCGTTCGTGAGGACCAGAAAGCGGCAGTCGAGCGGGTAGATGTCGGCAAGTTCGACGAGGCCCACGAACGTTCCCTGCGCAACGCGGCGATCACCGCCATCGCACCGCCTGTGTTCGGCCTGAACGTACACCGTGTGGGGGCCCCAGGAAGCCGGACCGTCATCGTCGAGGTTCCCTCCAGCCTCGACGGCCCCCATCTCATCTACAAGAATGACTACTTCGCCGCACCTGTCCGCAACGACTCCGACACCGTGTGGATGAAGGAACGCCAGATCGAAGCCATGTATCGCGCACGCTTCGAGGAACGGCGCCACGCCACCGAGGTGCTGAACGCTCTATTCAGCGAAGCGGCCGCGGGAAGAAACACCGACACCCGTTCATGGATGATCGCAGTTGCCCATCCACGTATGCCCCGCTTTCGCGATCGGCTGACCCGTGAGGCGGCTCGCGACGTTCTGTCCGAGGCCGAGGGTCTGGCATTGGTATATGCGGGCAGAGGCGGCATTCATCCGTTGGAGAGCGTCGACCGACTCAACCCGCGCCCAGGGCTGCGACGTTGGGTTGCCGTAAACACGGCCACGAGCGATCGCACAATCTGGAAAGAGGCCTGGGCAAGCATCCACGATGATGGCTCGGTCACTTTGGCGACCGCAGTTGGTGCACATCGCATTCAGGCCGGCCATTTCGAAGGATGGCAGGTCGAATCCTCTGCGATCGAGTGCGCGATCGCAGACCTCATGGCGCTCATCAGAACTACTGCAGAGGCGACCGGCAATGACGAGTACGACGTACGAGTGGGGATCGTGTGGACGGGTGGTAACCCGCTGACGATACTGACGAAGGACAACCAGGGCTTCACTTACGACGGCGTGTCTACCCCGCTGCACCACTACACGCCCGTCGAAATGACCGTGAACGCCAACGCGCCTGACGTGGACTACTTTTGGCATGTCCACGACCTTGCTCAAGACTGTGTAAACCAAGGTGGGATCTCGAACGTGTTGATGATCCGCCCTCCAGCTCGGGACCAGGAATAGCCCCGATGGCAAACCTGAAGAACCCCACGAAGCAGAAGCTCGAGCACCTGCTGAACATGCGGACTGGCTACGTCCTGGATTTCACCAACTCCACGTTTCAAGACTTCATCGTCACCAGTGTCGGGATCGATGTCGATGAGAAGTACCCAGAAGGTTCGAAAGCTGTTCGTCTCAGATCATTTTGGCAGAGTGAGGCCGATGTGGTCGTTGCAACACTCATGATCGAAATGCTTGAACGCTGGCGGACAAACCAACTGCTGAGCGGTGGGCCGTCGCCCTCCGACCAGCAGGTTTACGACGAAGCCGTGGCAGAGCTGAATGCACTCATTCCCGACGAATCGACACCAACCGCTGATGAAATCGCCTTCCTGGAAAAAGATCTCGGCAATATTGACCTGACTTGCGTTCCACTACCCCTGACGTTCCAGGAAGTCATTCAACAGCGTCGAGACGAGATTGAGCGATGCTTAAAGGCGAAGGCGCCTCTCGCAGTGATTTTCCTGTGCGGAAGCACCCTTGAGGGCTTGCTTTTCGCCGTCGCTGAGGGCAACCCGAAGCAATTCAATCAGGCGACTGCGGCACCAACCAAAGACGGCAAAGTGAGGCCATTCGCCGAGTGGACTCTACAGAACCTCATCGCAGTGTCACGTGAACTCGGCCTTGTCGGTCAAGATGTCCTGAAACACGCTGACGCAGTTCGCGATTTCCGCAACTACATCCACCCACGACAGCAGATTCGCGAGAACTTCACTCCGCGCATGTTCACGGCAGAGATGGCTGACAAAGTACTTCGAGCCGCGATATCCGACCTGGCGAGCAGACGTTCGCCTTGATCACCCAACCGCTCGTCGACGCGAACCGGAGCCTACGCGATATCGTGCATCCAGACCTGACCGAGGCGTGCAAGACGATAATCGAATTCGATGATCTTTTCGAGCAGCGTCCCGGTACCCGAGCACTCGTCCATGAGCAAAGCCCCGAACTGATAGCTGGATTCCGTTTCAGCTACACCAGTATTGCCGCCGATGTCATCGGGTTCGCGAGGGCGTACAAGCCAGGACGTCCCAGTGATGACAACTGACATTATCCGAATACGAGATTTACTCCGTCATGCGCCCGCGACTGCGGTGATTCCTCAAACGCATCTAAGACCCGCACCCCGAACGCCGGCACCATCGCTGACTGCACTTCTTCCTTTGTCATCCAACGGATTTCGCGTGCTTCCTCGGTCGAATGCGGCTTTCCCCCGGCTGGCCGACAGCGATACACCAGCGCAACGATTCCACGGGTCAGATTCTTGTAGACGCCGGTGAGCCGCTCCACGGCGACTTCAAGGCCAGTCTCTTCCAGCACCTCACGCTGCACGCCAGCTTCGAACGATTCGCCAAGTTCCAAGACGCCGCCAGGCGCTTCCCAATGGCCGTTGTCGTCGCGCTTGATGACCAGAACCCGGCCGTCATCTCGGACAACGATGCCAGCGACGCTGACCGAGTGCTTCGGTGTGGCTGCCATGCGAGACTCCTACTCTCGGCCCGACTCCAGTCGTGACATGGGCGTGTCGCTTCCCTAGACTAGTCGCCTAGACATGTAAGGGAAGGCTCACAGGTGCTACAACTTGGCCAGATCGATCGGGCAGACGATAAGCCGCCGTATCGGCAGATCGCCAGCATGTTGCGTGAGGCCATCACCTCTGGCCAGTTAGAAGCAGGGGGACGCCTGCCCTCCGAGGCCGCGTTGATAGAGCACTTCCGGGTCGCACGGATGACGGTCCGCCAGGCCGTGCAGGAACTGCGCTCAGAGGGCCTCGTGATCTCCGAGCACGGCCGCGGCGTGTTCGTTCGCCCCGCGCCCCCCATTCGGCGGCTCGCTTCCGATCGGTTTGCGGGGCGACATCGCGCCAGCGGCAAAGCGGCGTTCACGGTCGAGGCGGAGAAGTCGGGTTACACGCCGCAGGTGGACAACATCACCGTGACACGAGAAAGGCCGAATCACGCTGTCGCCGAACGTCTTCGTTTGACTCCAGAGGACGACGTTGTCGTTCGATCCCGGCGTTACCTTGCCGATGGAAGGCCGGTCGAAACGGCTACCTCATATATTCCTGCCGCATTCGCTCAGGGCACGAAGATCGAACAGACCGATACCGGGCCAGGTGGCATATACGCGCGCCTCGAAGAGGCTGGCCACACGCTTGCGCGATTCACCGAGGAAGTCGGCGCGCGAATGCCCACCCCTGAAGAGCGCCGCGCCTTACAACTCCCGGCAGGGGCTCCTGTTCTGACAGTGGTTCGTACGGCCTACGACACTCATGACGTGGCTGTCGAGGTGTGCGACACCGTGAAGGTGGCATCGGCCTACCTGCTCGAATACGACTTTTCAGCGCGCTGAACCCCCGCGAAGCGACCAATTGAGGCGCAACGCTTGACTTACTCCTCTAGACGACTAGGTTAAATAGTCATCTAGTTCAACCCACTCGAAAGGTTCAGCAATGTCCATCCCCAAGTGGCTCCAAATCGGACACGACCAGGTGTTCTCCTTCGGCGCGTTCCTCGTATCCGAGGTGACGCCGATGATCGACTTCGACAAGTCCTCCGGCGATAATCGCGTGCAGGCGAGAGATCGCGATACCGGCTTGCCGATGTGGCAGGTCGAAGTGCTTGACGGCGATCCGGCGGCACCGAAGCGCAGCCGAACGGTGACGGTCAAGTTCGCCTCTCCGACGCAGCCGTCTGTGCCCGCCAACTCCAGCGGGACACCCTTTACCCCAGTGTTTTTCGATGGGCTCATGGCGCTGCCGTACGTCGAGAAGTCGGGCGACTTCTCTCGGATCGCCTGGTCGTTTCGAGCCTCCAACATGAGGGCACCGGGTAAGTCATCCGCTGGCGCAACGACAAGCCGGGAATCGGCATGAATCCCGACCCGTTCGCGCCAGTCGATATTGATACCCCGTTCCGGCTCGACCATGTACTGGACTTCCTCACCAACCTCGCCCTGTGCGTGGCTGTCACTGTCGGCGCGATCGGCGCAGCCCTCATCTTCTGGCGGCTGCGCTCACCAGAGACGTACGAGGAACGATTCGCGACACCAGCTCGGCTCCTGCGCTGGCGCTTCTGGGCGCATATGTCGTGGCAAAAGCTATGCAAGCGCTGCGGTTTGTCCGCCTCGGAGCAGGTCACGCGCCGCGACAACGAAGGCCGTCAAGTCATGTCGACACGTTGGTTTCATCCAAAGCTGTTGGGAACAGACGTATCTCGCACCACCCTGCTACTGACAGTGCGGGCACGCATGGGGCAGACGGTCGAAGACCTGGAGCGCGCCGTTCCAGCGATACGCGATGCTGCCGGGGCACACTCGGCGCGGTCGGTTGTCGTCTCGCCTGGGACACTCCGGATCGAGCTGGTGATGCGTGACCAGCTGTCGACGGTAGGCCACGCCTCGCCGCCGACAGCGGTAGCGACAACGCGAGTCACGCTCGGACGGTGCGAAAACGGATCAGCCTGGCGCTTGCCACTGATTGGTCGGCACACACTCACTGTCGGCTGTTCAGGCTCCGGAAAAGGCTCCGTGTTCTGGAGCATCGCTGGTGGACTCGGGCCCGCTGTTGCCGCTGGAACGGTTCGCCTCGTGGGAATCGACCTGAAGTACGGCATCGAATTGTCTGTTGGTTCCGGCTTGTTCACCAAGATCGCCACCACGGAGTCCGACGCCGTCGAAACCCTTGCCGCGCTGGAGAAGTTGATGAACAAGCGCGGCAACGCGATGGCGGGTCGCACACGCGAGCACAGTCCGAGCAAGACCTCACCGCTCGTAGTGCTGCTGATCGACGAACTTGCCGGCGTGACCGCTTACATGAGCGATCCGTCGTTGCGCAAAGAAGCCGCTGCCTCGTTATCGCGGATCCTCACGAAGGGCCGAGCACTGGGAATCGTGGTATCGGCTTTCCTTCAAGACCCACGCAAAGAAGTCCTGCCGATGCGGGGCCTGTTCACCCAAACCATCGCGCTTCGACTGCGGTCCCGAGACGAAGTCGCGATGGTGCTCGGCGACGGGATAGCAGATGCCGCACCCGCGCATCGAATCAGCCCAGAAAAGCCAGGTACCGGTTACGTCGTCGCCGAGGACGGGCAAGTGACCAAGGTGCGATCCGACTTCTGGTCTGACGAGCAAATCCGCTCCACTGCAAAGCAATACGGAAGGTCACGGACCACTGGAGGGCAGTGTAAATGAATGACGGCTGGTCCATCTTCGAACCACCCGACAAGGATCAGCTGGCGCGGCATGCCGATGATCTGATCCACCGTGCCAACCTCGTCCGCAGTCACGGATGGGATGGGTATCGGCATCGATGGTCGTGCGGCGAAGTCATCGGCACCGCGTTGGTCCTCCACGACGACGCCGAACTCCTACGCTGCGGCGAAACCACGGTCTCCGCTCTGGAGCGATGGGCATTCGACCTGTGGGGAATCACCGGCGGCCAGTCCGAGGTCGACAGCGGATTGTTACGCACGCGCGCATGGTTCAACTCGATCCGTGCAGCGAGGTGAAGCGATGGTCACTCATGGCCTCCGGGACGCTCTCGTCGCCGCAGGCAACTTCCCTGAGCTGCTGACTGCGGAGCAGGTGTCAGCACTGCTCGGCGTCTCCGCCGCGACCCTCAACCGCTGGGCAGCGATACGCGAAACGACCGGCGAGCAGATCGGCCCGCCCTGCTACACGCTGTCAGAGCGGGTACGCCGCTGGGACTGCGCCGAAGTCCGGTCCTGGCTGAAGCAGGTGCGTCGGTAATGGCCGGCAACACCCCGCGCGGCATCCGAAAGCGACTCAACGCCGCCGGGGAGCCCCGCTACCAAGTCCGCTACTTGATCCGTGATCCGGCCGCACCATCAGGCTGGGTCGAAACGTCGGCCACATTCCCAACTCTGCGCGAGGCAAAGGCGTTCAAGTCCGAACGTGACAACGAAGCGGCCCTCGGCGCACGTCGGTTCGACCCTCGCCTAGGTCGGACACCGCTGCAACGGATCTGGGTGCAGTTCTCCGACTCCAAGAAGCCGGCGGTCTCGCCGAAGACCTGGAGCGGCTACACCCAGCACTGGGAGCTACGCATCAAGCCGCGGTTCGGGCACGTGCCCGTAGATGAAATCAGCCGCGGCGACGTCCAAGCCTTCGTTGACGACCTGACGGTCGGCCCGTGGGCGAAGGTGTCGACACTGCGTCTCCTGCGGTCGATTCTCGACGTCGCACACCAGGACGGCCGCATCCACCGCAACCCCGCCCTCGGCGTCTCAGCGGGTCGCATTCCTGAGCGGGAACGGCACCGCTATCTCACCGCTCAGGAAGTGCAGACGCTCGCTACCGCGTGCGGGGATCAGGGCGACGTCGTGACCATCCTGGCCTACACGGGCCTCCGCTGGTCCGAACTCGTCGGCCTCCGCGTCAAGGACATCGACCTCGTGGCTCGTCGCCTCTATGTCCGACGGGCCGCACCCGAAGTCGAAGGCCGCATCGTCATCGGACCTCCCAAGACCCGCGCGGGCATTCGTACGGTCCCGCTCCCCCAAGTCGTCGTCGACATCTTCAAGACACGGATCAGCGGGCGGGCACCTGATGAACCCGCCGTCACCTCACCCAACGGCGCGATGCTCCGATCGAACAACTGGCGTCGACACACCCACTGGAACAAAGCCCTCAAGAAGACCAACCTGGCGCCGCTGACCATCCATGATCTGCGCCATACCTATGCCAGCTTGGCCCGCAAATCCGGCGCAGACCTTCGATATGTGCAGAAAACGATGGGCCACTCGACGCCGACTGTCACCGCGAACATCTACAGCGACCTTTACTCCGACGAACTGGATCAGGTGGCAACCAACCTCGATCAGCTTCACGCGACGGAGACTCACACACCTAAGACCGGACAAGAACCGGACGAATCCAACTGACAACCGAGTGCAAGACCCGTGTCGATGCAGGTGAAGAATGGTGGCCAGGGCCGGGATCGAACCGGCGACCTTCCGCTTTTCAGGCGGACGCTCGTACCGACTGAGCTACCTGGCCGGAAGGCAGCGAGTGCCTCGCCGCGCTGGCGACCCTGACGGGACTCGAACCCGCGACCTCCGCCGTGACAGGGCGGCGCGCTAACCAACTGCGCCACAGGGCCTTGCTGCTGCTCCGCGTCGCCGCGTTGCGTACCCCCTACGGGATTCGAACCCGCGCTACCGCCTTGAAAGGGCGGCGTCCTAGGCCGCTAGACGAAGGGGGCCAGAACCGAATCTCTCCGGGGTACTCGCAACGTGGTTTCGTTGGGAGCCACGTCAGCTTAGGTCACCGTGGGCCCAATCCTCAAACGAGCCCGGTTTTGGGTCCAAGTATCCTGAAACTCCGCGGCCCCTATAGCTCAGTTGGTAGAGCTACGGACTTTTAATCCGCAGGTCCTAGGTTCGAGTCCTAGTGGGGGCACCAGACGCATATGACGTCGGCTGATGCGTGACAGTTGCACGCCGGCGGCCTCGGTATTACCCGCCGAGCACGGCGCTGCTGTAGGTGACGTCGGCGAAGGCCGCGGCGACGTCGTCGGCTGCGTAGGCGAAGCCGTTGGCCGCATGCAGCTCGGCGATCGTCCTCGAGGTGACCCGCCAGCCCCGCCCGCTCAAGTGGTCGACGATGTGGCTGCGCTCGCCGTGATAGACCAGGTTATTGAAATCGACCTCGAACCCGAGCTCACTCATCCGGTCGTGGTGGGCGCGCCAGCGCGGGTCGGCGAAAACGGCGGTGTCGGGCACGAAGTCGAAAGCCAGCCGGCTGCCCGGGGCGCTCAACGCGGTGATGTTGTCGAACAGCGCGTCCTGGGCCTGTTCCGGCAGATACACCAGCAGGCCCTCGGCGCTCCACGCGGCGGGAGCCTGCGGGTCGAACCCCTCTTCCCGTAACGCGGCGGCCCAGTCGTCGCGCAGGTCGATCGCGACCGTGCGCCGCTGCGCGGTCGGCTGCGCGCCGAGGTCGGCCAGCGTCAGGGTCTTGAACTCGATCACGTCGGGCATGTCGACCTCGTAGACGACGGTGCCGGCCGGCCAGGGCAGGCGGTAGGCGCGCGCGTCCAGTCCCGAGGCCAGGATCACCGCCTGGCCGACGCCGGCGCGGGCGGCGTCAAGGAAGAAGTCGTCGTAAAACCTTGTCCGGCAAGCCATCCCCTTCGCCATGCGATGCGGGTCGAACTCGGACGTCCCGGGCTTTATCTCCCCGTTCACCAACCGGACGTAGACGTCGATGCCGACCGCCCGCACCAGCGGCGCGGCGTAGGGGTCGTCGATCAAGTTCGCATCCGAGGACAGCGCCCGCTGGGCCGCCACCATGGTCGCGGTCGCCCCGACGCTGGTCGCCAGATCCCAACGATCACGGTCGGTGCGCGCCATGGTGTTCCTCATCCCGGATTTGAATAGACGATCTAGTCAGTAAAACAGGGCCGATTGCACGAGGCCGCGCGGACTACCCTGCAA encodes the following:
- a CDS encoding AlbA family DNA-binding domain-containing protein gives rise to the protein MSFTELHRALGVAPGPLTDELLSEAVAAGVAETDGLDWKSELPPAKGIPQTDFPKDVAAMANSGGGLIVYGVREDQKAAVERVDVGKFDEAHERSLRNAAITAIAPPVFGLNVHRVGAPGSRTVIVEVPSSLDGPHLIYKNDYFAAPVRNDSDTVWMKERQIEAMYRARFEERRHATEVLNALFSEAAAGRNTDTRSWMIAVAHPRMPRFRDRLTREAARDVLSEAEGLALVYAGRGGIHPLESVDRLNPRPGLRRWVAVNTATSDRTIWKEAWASIHDDGSVTLATAVGAHRIQAGHFEGWQVESSAIECAIADLMALIRTTAEATGNDEYDVRVGIVWTGGNPLTILTKDNQGFTYDGVSTPLHHYTPVEMTVNANAPDVDYFWHVHDLAQDCVNQGGISNVLMIRPPARDQE
- a CDS encoding NUDIX hydrolase; amino-acid sequence: MAATPKHSVSVAGIVVRDDGRVLVIKRDDNGHWEAPGGVLELGESFEAGVQREVLEETGLEVAVERLTGVYKNLTRGIVALVYRCRPAGGKPHSTEEAREIRWMTKEEVQSAMVPAFGVRVLDAFEESPQSRAHDGVNLVFG
- a CDS encoding Swt1 family HEPN domain-containing protein; the encoded protein is MALSNRDRINKMFEIIAPPLDDFISLVIGQGDPAVGAAWPKLVQAKDGASSTKTYSAHDPQVQFRILTESNITSGFRKGWYPFNKTLGKAGESFAIELREIRNTWAHNGTFTDDDAYRALDTGERLLRLINASDEAAELQAIRLNLRRVTADKDDKKVLKAAVDNPESAGLKPWREVLPPHDDVATGNFAASEFAADLYKVAFGGEQDADYADPVDFFRRTYLTEGLTDLVGRAVRRLSGDDNAPPVINLQTNFGGGKTHSMLALWHVAAGLPVGEFPQDTQELLTKNGYTGHKVNRVAIVGNHFSPAGAPPKDDGTRINTIWGELAWQLGGAEAFALVAKADADRTTPGEALHDLLAKYAPAVILIDEWVAYARSLLGRDDLAGGTFDDQFTFAQSLTEAAKGTPGILLVISIPASESGDDSEVVAGNAEEVGGAHGLEALKRLQNVVRRVADQWRPASSTEAYQIVRQRLFKQPDAAALAAIGATARAYVDMYRKYADDFPRDSRDTAYEDRIKRTYPIHPELFDRLYEEWSSLERFQRTRGVLRLMSTVIHALWTGEDASPLIMPGSIPIATATVNQELTQYLHDSWKTIIDADVDGPHSEPARIDKEKPLFGQRSLTKRLARTVFFGAAPTIGSAHKGIETQRVFLGTAVPGDVPGNFHSALTQLGDRATYFYSGSGKYWYDLQANITRTAKDQAECLHKEDVWAEMVHRLQNQAKIRGDFAGVHVCPETNADIPDTDEARLVILHPKVAHKRGSDSEAKKFAKQATEHRGTANRTNRNMLVYLAADEARLQELDSAVRDYLGWTHVLDNEADLDLTQNQKNQATQRQSQADGTVKSRLLQTFTWALVPSQPDAGAPFIVRETKVEGQSESLAERVSRRLGNDGDLSIGQAAATIRLAIGKVPQIWKDGHVSLGALWRLYSQYPYMPRLRDRRVLDEGIIDMPMIWQTDAFALATGFDEAASRYIGLWTPDDSSAAPAATDSLLLVRPDIAVTQRDTEVKPPSDPDDETTPAVDTTTKPPVDVAFPPPKTRFYGVKTLSSDKVALDFKNVAEEILAHLRDTGATLVVKVEIEAIDAGGFDEGKIRTVSENAQTLKFDQSGFEET
- a CDS encoding FtsK/SpoIIIE domain-containing protein translates to MNPDPFAPVDIDTPFRLDHVLDFLTNLALCVAVTVGAIGAALIFWRLRSPETYEERFATPARLLRWRFWAHMSWQKLCKRCGLSASEQVTRRDNEGRQVMSTRWFHPKLLGTDVSRTTLLLTVRARMGQTVEDLERAVPAIRDAAGAHSARSVVVSPGTLRIELVMRDQLSTVGHASPPTAVATTRVTLGRCENGSAWRLPLIGRHTLTVGCSGSGKGSVFWSIAGGLGPAVAAGTVRLVGIDLKYGIELSVGSGLFTKIATTESDAVETLAALEKLMNKRGNAMAGRTREHSPSKTSPLVVLLIDELAGVTAYMSDPSLRKEAAASLSRILTKGRALGIVVSAFLQDPRKEVLPMRGLFTQTIALRLRSRDEVAMVLGDGIADAAPAHRISPEKPGTGYVVAEDGQVTKVRSDFWSDEQIRSTAKQYGRSRTTGGQCK
- a CDS encoding helix-turn-helix transcriptional regulator; the protein is MVTHGLRDALVAAGNFPELLTAEQVSALLGVSAATLNRWAAIRETTGEQIGPPCYTLSERVRRWDCAEVRSWLKQVRR
- a CDS encoding GntR family transcriptional regulator; this translates as MLQLGQIDRADDKPPYRQIASMLREAITSGQLEAGGRLPSEAALIEHFRVARMTVRQAVQELRSEGLVISEHGRGVFVRPAPPIRRLASDRFAGRHRASGKAAFTVEAEKSGYTPQVDNITVTRERPNHAVAERLRLTPEDDVVVRSRRYLADGRPVETATSYIPAAFAQGTKIEQTDTGPGGIYARLEEAGHTLARFTEEVGARMPTPEERRALQLPAGAPVLTVVRTAYDTHDVAVEVCDTVKVASAYLLEYDFSAR